A genomic stretch from Styela clava chromosome 5, kaStyClav1.hap1.2, whole genome shotgun sequence includes:
- the LOC120344877 gene encoding uncharacterized protein LOC120344877, with the protein MEEKFTAILQVSFYDVVKISAEFSAGETATQPEKFSKTTAAPTTLVVSPSHISSIARNVTATVDRPLATPTIATYQNDTLITFIKMNSTYSKLHGNYMVTTLEATTRQDNISTRIMTTNDITTVETSPNNDYLCEFAFNNEFCYWTEVQQDRKINYGRSAEMCNRGNADVAIMRSEEVYNITIQIMRSKIMSLALNDTLIWIQLELNPDATIVTTPNDGFIKWYPGEPSGIGTGETNVGLLVNLQYHDILMQDGMLALRPSSYTNGVVCELPLNKLTQITTTNTNNKMSKSTAFSSSLFTSSIQTSVPSIANSSSATIPGNQCEIWIGSRNLCFWTYFDDEQSVNYSQAEAICANANSTIAPIANENIYNKILVNMRSKFPFDMFVISMWINLNVNTKNGAVIGTSTNYTKWAQYQPRIGNEFTMYTNVFLQAGLTTFAWWGEGMYNAPPTSNSNGVVCKR; encoded by the exons ATGGAAGAAAAGTTTACAGCGATTTTGCAAGTATCATTTTATGATGTCGTCAAAATATCAGCTGAATTCTCCGCTGGTGAGACAGCAACACAGCCCgagaaattcagtaaaacaacTGCTGCCCCGACAACGCTTGTCGTTTCACCAAGTCATATTTCTTCCATAGCCCGAAATGTTACTGCCACCGTTGACCGACCGTTGGCAACCCCGACTATTGCAACGTATCAAAATGACACATTGATAACgtttataaaaatgaattcaacATATAGCAAACTTCATGGAAATTATATGGTAACAACGCTGGAAGCGACTACTAGACAAGATAACATTTCAACGCGTATTATGACTACCAACGACATAACGACTGTTGAAACTTCGCCAAATAATG ATTACCTATGCGAATTCGCGTTCAATAATGAATTTTGTTACTGGACCGAGGTTCAACAagacagaaaaataaattacggGCGTTCTGCAGAAATGTGTAACAGAGGAAATGCAGACGTGGCGATCATGCGAAGTGAAGAAGTTTACAATATAACAATACAAATCATGCgatcaaaaattatgtcactagcTCTTAATGACACTCTTATATGGATACAATTGGAATTGAATCCAGAC GCCACCATCGTAACTACACCAAATGACGGATTCATAAAATGGTATCCGGGCGAACCGAGCGGCATAGGAACAGGCGAAACAAATGTTGGTCTACTTGTCAATCTTCAATACCACGATATTCTTATGCAAGATGGAATGTTAGCTCTACGTCCATCTTCTTATACCAATGGCGTTGTTTGTGAACTTCCGTTGAATAAACTCACGCAAATAACAActacaaacaccaataacaaaATGAGTAAAAGCACCGCCTTCTCCAGTTCATTATTTACCAGTTCAATCCAGACATCAGTTCCTTCGATCGCAAACTCGTCATCAGCCACTATTCCTG GTAATCAATGTGAAATATGGATTGGTTCACGCAATCTATGTTTTTGGACTTATTTTGATGATGAGCAAAGCGTAAATTACAGTCAAGCTGAAGCAATATGTGCAAATGCGAACTCCACGATTGCACCAATTGCGAACGAGAATATATACAACAAAATTTTAGTAAATATGAGATCTAAATTCCCGTTCGACATGTTTGTTATTTCAATGTGGATAAATTTGAATGTCAATACAAAA AATGGTGCCGTTATCGGAACATCTACAAACTACACGAAATGGGCTCAATATCAACCCAGGATTGGAAATGAATTCACCATGTACACAAACGTATTTCTACAAGCTGGGCTTACAACTTTTGCTTGGTGGGGTGAAGGCATGTACAACGCACCGCCGACATCTAATTCGAATGGTGTTGTTTGTAAACGCTGA
- the LOC120344320 gene encoding small nuclear ribonucleoprotein Sm D1-like, protein MKLARFLMKLSHETVTIELKNGTQVHGTITGVDICMNTHLKSVKMTVKNREPVTLETLSIRGNNIRYYILPDSLPLDTLLVDEGPRPRTFRDSRGGRGGRGGRGRGRGRGMRGRGRGGPPRRY, encoded by the coding sequence ATGAAGCTCGCAAGATTTTTGATGAAACTCAGCCATGAGACAGTTACTATTGAACTGAAAAATGGTACCCAGGTGCATGGCACCATCACTGGCGTAGATATTTGTATGAATACGCATTTGAAATCAGTTAAAATGACTGTTAAGAACAGGGAGCCAGTCACCTTGGAGACACTCAGCATTCGTGGCAATAATATTCGTTATTATATATTGCCGGATTCTCTTCCATTGGATACCTTGCTCGTAGATGAAGGGCCTAGACCAAGAACCTTCAGAGACAGTCGTGGAGGCAGAGGAGGACGCGGTGGTAGAGGCCGTGGTCGCGGAAGAGGAATGCGTGGTCGTGGAAGAGGTGGCCCACCAAggagatattaa